From a single Girardinichthys multiradiatus isolate DD_20200921_A chromosome 17, DD_fGirMul_XY1, whole genome shotgun sequence genomic region:
- the mrps33 gene encoding 28S ribosomal protein S33, mitochondrial yields the protein MAGLSSYAVRMARLSSRIFGEVVRPTDSKSMKVVQLFQDPPLPRRKEVYEWYPHHKIYYAMTQKLRFMGLFRDEHEDFKEEMRRLRKLRGKGTPKKGEGKRAGKKK from the exons ATGGCCGGCTTGTCCAGCTATGCAGTGCGCATGGCTAGGCTGAGCTCAAGGATttttggagaagttgtacggcCGACAGACTCAAAATCAATGAAGGTGGTCCAGCTGTTCCAGGATCCTCCGCTGCCCCGGCGAAAAGAGGTGTATGAATGGTATCCTCATCACAAGATTTACTATGCCATGACCCAGAAGCTCAGGTTCATGGGACTGTTCAG agATGAGCATGAGGACTTCAAAGAAGAGATGCGCCGCCTGAGGAAACTTAGAGGAAAAGGGACCCCTAAGAAAGGAGAAGGAAAGAGGGCgggcaaaaagaaataa